One Coffea eugenioides isolate CCC68of chromosome 2, Ceug_1.0, whole genome shotgun sequence genomic window, TGGTGCAAATATTGGTTATTGGATTAGAAGTGTGGTAATGTTGTTTGGATTTCATGGCcaaaaaaagaggaaatttcGACTTGGTTAGTCAAAATGGGTGTACTATTGTCCAGTCTTTTTTATACGTATGTCTACATAGTTTGAACTACATTTGAGTGGCTTTTATATGAGGTAGTTGTATTTTGTTTTGGGTGAAGATAATAGATAAATTTCAGGTCAGCATGGAACACTGAAAGAAATTTTAAGACTGGCTATGGGGAAACCAGCAATGTGTTCTCAGTGGTTGCATCCTTGCTACTTACTGCAAGGATAGTCTTCGAACACTACTGACACTTTTTCCTATGCATCACCCATATAACAAAAAAGTGAAGATGGCCCAGGATAATTTGGTGGTGGAGAAATCCCAGTGTTGCAATAAAAAATGGAGCATGTTAGTGACTTACCACGGCCTAAATCTCATTGCTTGAATTCAGCTTACTAACAGAGTTGAGATGTGAGAATTATGACAGCAATGCTAGTTGCTACTGTGATTATCTATACTGGATGTGTGACTTCAGATTCAGTTGTTCTTCCATTTCCAGATTAAAGGTGGAATGGCAGGGTTTACAGGACAAATTTCTGCTGTCATAATTCTTGGCATTATGTTGATGTGTCATAGTTCTTCTCATTTGCCCTGTAAATGCTCTTGAAAGTGAGATGGACAGGTAAAGATGTTTAAGCAGCAGTCTCTGGCTTCTTTTATAGTCTAAGCCTATTACAAATTGGAATTTTGTTGGATTTACAAGACATTTGACATACATCTAAGCTGGTTGCTAAAATAACAGTGAAGCCAGTCACACTGTTTCTTAGTTATTtaaattgagaaaaagatgattctACCTGGATATTTCTTCATATAGGTGTGTTTTTAGTTAaaaattatcatttttgttCCATTAGTATCTTTCTCTTACCAGCCCAATTGGAATTTTGTTGGATCTATGATACATATCTGGAATAGATCTAAGCTGTTTGCTAACAGTACAGTGAAGTCAGTCTCGTGATTTCATAATAaagtaaattgaaaaaaaataatgatgatTTGGCCTTGACATCTCTTTGTATAGGTGCATGTTAGTTAAAAGTTATCATTTCTGTTCCATTAATATCTTTAACTGAGGTACAAGATCTATTTAACTGGCTTGCCCTGGACTTTGAGAAGGCAGGTTTTATTAATGAACTTCTTACGTTGTGACAATGTAATATAGAAACAGTTAATTGAATTTTTACGTGGCGACGGATAAATAGAAAACTCTTTTGAGTTAAACTTTTCACATGGTGATATTTATCTATCTTGCTCAGATCTAATTGCACAGATTTTTCTTACAACAAAAGGTAATTTGCTGTATAAAGGTTTTCCATGAACTGTTTGAATGGATGCCTTTATTGGTTTGACATGCCTGTAAATGTGAATTGTTTCCAGCTGATTACTTATTCTGTTCTCTTGGCATGTGATACATATTATTCTGCAGGCATCAAAATATCTCATTGGAGATGCTTCTGAAGCTGGTCAGAGTATTTGGGTCAGTAATATATTCTTCTATATCAGCACCTTCATCCGTAGGAGTGGATATTGAGGCAGAGCAAAGGTGTGATTCAATATCTCAAAACATCTCTTATTATCCGTATTATCTGAAGTCTCCTAATTCTGAGACTCTTGTTGGGTTGGTGCAAAAGGTTGGAACGCTGCAATACATGCTTTGTTGAGCTTGAAAAGGTTAAGCGTTGCTTGCCTGTACTTTGCAGGTGATTGTTCTCTCCCTAAATTGCTGTTCTCAATGTACGCACATGATGAtttctttgttgcttatttgtTTTGGGGTTTTCCAGAAGAGGTGGTTCAATTGCCAAGTCGGCACACGAGTTAAATCTAGCACTTCAAGAAGTTTAGTTTCATGAGGAAAGTGTGTATTGATTGAGTAgtttagttgcaaatattggattGACACCTAACATGTTTCTCCAAGAAGACTGTGGGACTTGATCGCAGTCGTGCCAAGTGGAGGCTGCTAATTCATTCATTTAACTCAAGGTTGAAAGCTGAGTGAGAAATGGCCTTTTGCTTTCATCTGCTTGAACAGATATTGCGCCCCATCAACTTGACCTGGTGGAGGATGCTTAGGTCTAATTCTTGGCTAACCCAATATCATGAAATGCTAATCTTTAGTTGTAGGCTTATTGGGTAAATCATGTATTGCTGTAATGTAGTTAGGTAGTAGCAAATAGATGCGAGCTGGGGAGTTAGGTAGTTAGGTAGTAGCAAATAGATGTGGAACAATTTATGTTATGATTTGTATTTCCTGGTGTAGTATTGGTTACTTGCAGCATAGTAATTATTCTGGTACAAGTTAATGCATTGCTTGTACTCATTATTAGGTGGTCCCTAAGCAATTTGTAGTGATCATCCATGCATCATAACAAAAATACATCTTTTGCATACCATTCTATTATTTCTCTGAT contains:
- the LOC113762788 gene encoding katanin p80 WD40 repeat-containing subunit B1 homolog isoform X2; its protein translation is MDRHQNISLEMLLKLVRVFGSVIYSSISAPSSVGVDIEAEQRLERCNTCFVELEKVKRCLPVLCRGGSIAKSAHELNLALQEV
- the LOC113762788 gene encoding katanin p80 WD40 repeat-containing subunit B1 homolog isoform X1, giving the protein MDRHQNISLEMLLKLVRVFGSVIYSSISAPSSVGVDIEAEQRLERCNTCFVELEKVKRCLPVLCRRGGSIAKSAHELNLALQEV